One Stigmatella aurantiaca genomic window, ATGCTGCGCAGCTCCCGCTTGTCCTCCTTGTCCCCGCCCTCCACCGCCAGGAAGTAGACCCGGTCCGAGGCCGCGCCGAAGTGCGGCTGCTCCCCGTCCTTCGAGAGCTTGCGCGGCGTGCCGCCGTCCTTGCCCACCACGTAGAGCCCCGTGTCCCGGCTGTAGAGCCCCGGCAGCAGGTACCCGCCGCTGGTGGCCCGGTAGACGATGGAACGGCCATCCGGCGAGAACGCCGGCTCCAGGTAGAAGCCCGGCTGCGCGCTCACCACCTTGCCCTCGCCGCCGCTGGCGGACACCACGCGCACGGTGCCCAGCGCGTCGTCATCCCACGTGGTGTAGACAATGGACTTGCCGTCCCGGGAGAAGGACGGGTGCATCTCGAAGTGCTCCGTCTGCTTCGTCAACCGGCGCGGCTGGCCGTTGGGAAGCTCCCGCATATAAAGGTGGCCGAGCGCCTGGTACACCACGCGGTTCCCCTGCGGGGACACCTGCACCCAGCGCAGCATCTTCACCGGGAAGCGATCGGGGGCCACCACCTGTGCCTGCGGCGAGTGGACGCGCGCGAACAGCGTGCGCGTGCCCTTCACGTGGAAGGGAATGGGCGTCACGCGCTTGCTGGCCACCTCGAGGCGGTGGAGCTTGCCCTGCGCCCAGAAGACCAGGGACTTGCTGTCGGGCGTCCAGGCCATGGCCGGGTACACGCCGTGGATGGCCCACGTCTCCTGCATGTCGCGGTCGAGCCCATCGAACAGCGGGCGCTCGGCCCCCGAGACGAGGTCGGCGGTGTACAGCACGCTCTTGTTGCGCACCCGCCGCACGAAGGCGAGCGACTTGCCATCCGGCGAGGGCGTGGGCCGCACCGAGCCGCCGGGGCCAGTGAGGAAGGGCTCCAGCTCCTTCGTGTCCAGGTTGAGCCGCTGGATGACGTAGATCTGGCTGTTGGGGTCCTTGTTGTACTCGAACACCCGGCCCGGGGTGGTGTCCTGGCTGAAGTAGAGGTAGCGGCCATCCGGGGAGAACGCGGGCTCGCCCGCGTCCTTCTGATCATTGGGCCGCTCGGTGAGCTGGATGCCCTCGCCGCCGGAGCGGTGGTAGAGCCACATCTCGCCCGCGCCCAGCGAGCGGCGCGAGGAGAAGTGCTTGCGCCCCACGAGGTACTGGCCGTCGGGGGACCAGGTAGGGCTGTTGAGCAGGCGGAAGGACTCCTGCGTCACCGGGCGCGGGTCCGAGCCATCGCGCTTCATCACCCAGAGGTTGTCGCCGCCGCCCCGGTCGCTCGTGAAGGCGATGGAGGCGCCATCCGGGCTGTAGCGGGGCTGCATGTCCCAGGCGGCGCCCGTGGTGAGCGGCTTCGCCTCGCCGCCGGTGATGGGCAGCGTGTAGAGGTCCCCCAGCAAGTCGAAGACGAGCTCGTCCCCCTTGGGGCTCACGTCCACGCTCATCCACGTGCCCTCGGTGACGTCCAGGGGCACCTCGGTGGCGGGGAAGCCCGGCGCGCTGACGTTCCAGGTGGGAGGGGCCGCCGGAGCCGCGGGCGGCGGGGATGCGGGCGGCGGCGTCTGGGCCCACGCGGAGGAGAGCGCTCCGATGGCGAGGAACACGCGGCACAGCGACACGGCGAGTCGTTTCACGAGGCGTCCTGGGGAAAGTCCGGGCGGGGGATACTCAAGGATACCGCCCGGACTTTCGAGACAAATTGAACGCCCCTGGCAGGCAGGGAGGCGGCTCAGTCCTTGCGCAGCAGGTAGAGCGCCCCGGCCTTGTCGTCGCTGATCAGCAGACCGCCATCCGGCAGGACGGCCACGTCCACCGGCCGGCCCCAGACCGTCTTGTTGGCCCCTGCCCAGCCCTTGACGAGCGCCCGCTCCTCGGTGGGCTGGCGCGTCGCGGCATCCCACCCGAAGTGAGCCACCTTGTAGCCCACCCCGCCGGTGTGGTTCCACGAGCCGTGGTAGGCCACCACGAGGCCCGGGTTGTAGGGCGCGGGGAAGGCGGTGCCCTGGAGGAAGGCCAGCCCCAGCGGCGCCGAGTGCGCCTGGATGCCCTGGTCCACGGGGTCCATCTGGGCGCAGTCCACGCTCCCGGTGCGGTTCAGGTTGTAGTCCCGGTCGTAGGGCATCCGCTTCATGCCGCTGGCCGTGTCCGGGTTGGGGTTGCAGAAGGGCCAGCCGTAGCGGCCCCCCTCGCGCGCCCGGGTGAGGGACTCCGGCGGGTGGTTGTCCACGTACTCGGTGAGGACCTGGCCGTACTTGCCGGTGCCGTCATCGTGCGGATAGGGGATGTTGTCGCGCGCGTTCACCGTCACCCAGAGCGTGTCCGTGCCGGGCTCGAAGGCCAGCCCCTCCGCGTTGCGCAGACCGCTGGCGAAGAGCTGGCCCCCCGTCCCATCCGGCGCATGGCGGTACACGGTGGCGCGCTGGGGCGTGCTCTGCGTGTCGGAGAGGCACACGTTGCACGTGGAGGCGATGGAGACGTAGAGCCGCCCCTCCGAGTCCACGGCGATGTTCTTCAGCTCGTGCCCATACTTGCCCTGCAGCTCACCCGAGCTGCTGTCCGGCAGCCCGTCCACGAGCACCGAGGCCGTCGCGCGTGCCGTTTCTCCGGGCGTCCAGACCGAGCGCGTCACCCGGTTCGTCTCGGACACGTACACCCAGGTGGTGCCCTCGCGGGTGTGGAAGACGATGTCATGGGGCCGCCGCAGCCCGGTGGCCCAGTCGAACACCTCGGGCGTCTGCCCGGCGCGGGGGCGCAGGAGCTTCACCACGCCCTGCTGGTCGGGCTGGGAGACGAGCACGTCGCCGTTGGGGGCCAGCGCGATGAAGCGCGCATCGGGCACCCGGGCGAAGACGGAGATGGAGAAGCCCGGCGGCACGGTGAGGGTGCGCGGCGTGTTGAACGGATAGGTGTTCAAGCCCTCGGGAACGGTGACGGGCACCTCCACGCTGGCCTCCTGCGGGGGGACCGGCGGAACGCCCCCATCCTCGGGAGGCAGGCCCGCGTCTGGGGTCTCCGGAGGCGGCCCCCCGGTCCCACCATCCTGAGAGGGCTCCGGAGAGCTTCGGCAAGCCGAGGACATCCACAACAGTACGGACAGAGACACAAGCCAGTGGCGCATGCCCGGCACGCTAGCGAGCCATTTCATGCGCCTTCAACCTTTGGGGAGCCCCCTCCGTTACCCACCCCACGAAACGCGCGAAGGCTCGAAACGCCTCCGGGCGGGGCGCCGGCCCCCACGGCGGACCGGCGCCTCACGGCACGTGCCCCTCAGGGGTTGTACGTGTCCACCGCGCGGCGGCCCACGGCGGGATCATCGGTGAAGAACCCGTCGATGCCCGCATCGAGGTACGCGTGGAGCTCGGCGATCAACCCCTCCTCGTTGCGCGTGCTGTCGGGCCCGGTCACCTTGAGCGGGGCGGGCATGAAGGCGTTTTCCGGACGGAAGGTGTACGGGTGCACCGTCAGGTTCACCGCGTGGGCGTTGCGCACCAGGCTGCTCGGCGGCAGGAACTTCCCCTCGGCATCCACGTTGATGATGCTGCGCTTGTTGGGCCCGACGCCGTTGGCGTAGGTGGCGATCTCCTTCATGCCCGCCTCGGTCATCAGGTCCGCGTAGGTGCGCGTATCGCCCTTCACGGTGAAGTCGTACGGCCTGCGGGTCTCCTCCTCCATCAACTGCACCAGCTTCCAGTTGGGCTGCGAGGTGCCCAGCTGCTGGCGGAGGTCCTTCAGGTTCTGGGTCTCGAAGGACTGGATGTACACGGTGGCTTGGCTCGCGGTGTAGCTGTCCGCCTTGAGCGTGGCGACGAGCGGCGCCTCCAGCGCCAACCCGATGGACTGGAAGTACGTGGGGTGCTTCGTCTCCGGGTAGATGGGAACCGTACGGCCGATTTCGGCCGACAGCTGCTTGGCCAGCGCGATGACCTCGGCGAGCGTGGGAATCTCGAACTGGTCGTCGTACTGGGTGTTGCCGGGCCGTATGACGGGGATGCGCTCGCGGGCGCGCAACTCCTTGAGCTCCGCCAGCGTGAAGTCCTCGGTGAACCAGCCGGTGAGCGGCACCCCGTCGATGGTCTTCGTCACCTTGCGGTCGGCGAACTTGGCCACCTGCGACACGTTCGTGGTGCCGGAAATCTCATTCTCGTGCCGTGCCACCAGCACGCCATCCTTCGTGGACACGAGGTCCGGCTCGATGATGTCCGCACCGTCCTCGACGGCCTTTCGGTAGGCCGCCAGGGTGTGCTCGGGCCTCAGCGCGCTGGCGCCCCGGTGCCCCACCACGAGGGCCTTCTGCTCGATCGGGGGCGGGGGCGGAGGATCCTGCTCATCGTCATCACAGCCGGCAAGCGTCAGGGCGCAGCCCGCCACGAACGGCAGGGCCAGGGACAGGCGAAGGAAGCGGCGGAACGAAAAGGGGGAGTACGGGTGCAGGGGCAGTCTCCTTGTCTGTAACGCGTGCGTCACAGGGGGGGCGACCGTATCACCGGCACATGACACGCCGGTGAACCTCACGGCAACACGGCATCACACCGCGTCGCGGCATTCCCCGCGCCGGTGCTCGCCAGGCCCGGGCGACAGCCTGTGTTGTGGAAGGCATCAGCCCACCCCCGGGGTCCTTTTTTCGCGGCAGGGCCCTATCCCACCCGTTACCCTCCGCACGTCTTTTGGCCGCGTTGCACCTACCTTGTTTTGCCCTTTGGAATTTTTCATGCCGACTACCCCTGCCTATGCCGCTCCGAGCGCCAAAGCGCCGCTCGCCCCTTTCTCCGTGGAGCGCCGCGAGCCCGGCCCCCACGATGTGCTGATCGACATCCACTACTGCGGTGTCTGCCATTCGGACATCCACCAGGCCCGTGACGAGTGGGGCGGCGCCATCTTCCCGATGGTGCCCGGCCACGAGATTGCCGGCCGCGTGGCCCAGGTGGGCGGCTCGGTCACCCGCTACAAGGTGGGGGACGCGGTGGGCGTGGGGTGCTTCGTGGACTCCTGCCGCGAGTGTGAGTGGTGCCGCAAGGGCGAGGAGCAGTACTGCGACCGCGGCATGAACGGCACGTACAACGGCCGCGAGCGCAATGGCCAGCCGACCTACGGCGGCTACTCCACGCGCATCACCGTGGATGAGAACTACGTGCTGCGCATCCCCGAGTCGCTGCCGCTGGACAAGGCGGCCCCGCTGCTGTGCGCGGGCATCACCACCTACTCGCCGCTGAAGAGCTACGGCCTCAAGGCCGGGGACACGCTGGCGGTGGTGGGCCTGGGCGGCCTGGGCCACATGGGCGTGAAGCTGGGCAAGGCGCTGGGCGCGGAAGTCACCGTGCTCAGCACCTCGCCGTCCAAGGAGAAGGACGCGAAGGCCCTGGGCGCCGCCCACTTCGCCGCCACCTCCAACAAGGACACCTTCCAGAAGCTCGCCCGGAAGTTCGACTTCATCCTCGACACGGTCTCGGCCGAGCACGACTACAACGCCTACCTCAACCTGCTGAAGACCGACGGCACGATGATCCTCGTGGGCGCGCCGGAGACGCCGTCGAAGCTGGGCGCCTTCTCGCTCATCGGCCGGCGGCTGAAGCTCGGGGGCTCGATGATCGGCGGCATCCGCGAGACGCAGGAGATGCTCGACTTCTGCGCCAAGCACAATGTGACGTC contains:
- a CDS encoding PQQ-dependent sugar dehydrogenase, translating into MEVPVTVPEGLNTYPFNTPRTLTVPPGFSISVFARVPDARFIALAPNGDVLVSQPDQQGVVKLLRPRAGQTPEVFDWATGLRRPHDIVFHTREGTTWVYVSETNRVTRSVWTPGETARATASVLVDGLPDSSSGELQGKYGHELKNIAVDSEGRLYVSIASTCNVCLSDTQSTPQRATVYRHAPDGTGGQLFASGLRNAEGLAFEPGTDTLWVTVNARDNIPYPHDDGTGKYGQVLTEYVDNHPPESLTRAREGGRYGWPFCNPNPDTASGMKRMPYDRDYNLNRTGSVDCAQMDPVDQGIQAHSAPLGLAFLQGTAFPAPYNPGLVVAYHGSWNHTGGVGYKVAHFGWDAATRQPTEERALVKGWAGANKTVWGRPVDVAVLPDGGLLISDDKAGALYLLRKD
- a CDS encoding glycerophosphodiester phosphodiesterase, coding for MTHALQTRRLPLHPYSPFSFRRFLRLSLALPFVAGCALTLAGCDDDEQDPPPPPPIEQKALVVGHRGASALRPEHTLAAYRKAVEDGADIIEPDLVSTKDGVLVARHENEISGTTNVSQVAKFADRKVTKTIDGVPLTGWFTEDFTLAELKELRARERIPVIRPGNTQYDDQFEIPTLAEVIALAKQLSAEIGRTVPIYPETKHPTYFQSIGLALEAPLVATLKADSYTASQATVYIQSFETQNLKDLRQQLGTSQPNWKLVQLMEEETRRPYDFTVKGDTRTYADLMTEAGMKEIATYANGVGPNKRSIINVDAEGKFLPPSSLVRNAHAVNLTVHPYTFRPENAFMPAPLKVTGPDSTRNEEGLIAELHAYLDAGIDGFFTDDPAVGRRAVDTYNP
- a CDS encoding NAD(P)-dependent alcohol dehydrogenase — translated: MPTTPAYAAPSAKAPLAPFSVERREPGPHDVLIDIHYCGVCHSDIHQARDEWGGAIFPMVPGHEIAGRVAQVGGSVTRYKVGDAVGVGCFVDSCRECEWCRKGEEQYCDRGMNGTYNGRERNGQPTYGGYSTRITVDENYVLRIPESLPLDKAAPLLCAGITTYSPLKSYGLKAGDTLAVVGLGGLGHMGVKLGKALGAEVTVLSTSPSKEKDAKALGAAHFAATSNKDTFQKLARKFDFILDTVSAEHDYNAYLNLLKTDGTMILVGAPETPSKLGAFSLIGRRLKLGGSMIGGIRETQEMLDFCAKHNVTSDIEVIPIQKINEAYERMLKGDVRYRFVIDINSLKK